The following proteins come from a genomic window of Flavobacterium crocinum:
- a CDS encoding ATP-binding cassette domain-containing protein, with protein sequence MQHWDILLSNQVNKKKLIDNILNGEANGELAIFNTQKGILFSDIAIEKFIEKEFQYDSVEASTTSNRQLRTFSSGERKKEFLKYCINQKPDFIIFDNPFDHLDQASRVILADSLKDLTNDIAIIQLLNRTVDVLEFVPNKAQIKDNTFELHPFVKSENHFKTLNTTAIPKATEVHTFPDNELIRMENVSVSYDDRKILDNISWTIKQGEFWQLIGPNGSGKSTILSLITGDNPKGFGQNLFLFGRKKGTGESVWDIKKQIGIYTTAMMDLFQKGHTLEQMILSGFFDQIGLYTEPTTHQKNIVTQWLEVIEMTHLRKKRFIDLSIGQQRVGLIVRAVLKHPPLLILDEPVEGLDDENVDLVIQLINTIKQETNVSILYVSHRIEQGLAPTSVFELLPSETGSTGQIKYHSELN encoded by the coding sequence ATGCAACACTGGGATATACTTTTATCTAATCAGGTAAATAAAAAAAAGCTAATAGACAACATATTAAACGGCGAAGCAAATGGAGAATTAGCCATTTTTAACACTCAAAAAGGAATACTGTTTTCTGATATTGCAATCGAAAAATTCATCGAAAAAGAATTTCAATACGACAGCGTAGAAGCTTCAACTACTTCAAACAGACAACTCAGAACGTTTTCTTCAGGCGAACGCAAAAAAGAGTTTTTAAAATACTGTATCAATCAAAAACCGGATTTTATCATTTTCGATAATCCGTTCGACCATTTAGATCAGGCGTCAAGAGTAATTTTAGCCGACTCATTAAAAGATCTGACGAATGATATTGCCATTATTCAGCTTTTAAACCGTACAGTTGATGTATTAGAATTTGTTCCCAACAAAGCACAGATCAAAGACAATACATTTGAACTGCATCCATTCGTAAAAAGCGAAAATCATTTCAAAACCTTAAATACAACTGCAATTCCAAAAGCAACCGAAGTCCATACTTTTCCTGACAATGAATTAATCAGAATGGAAAATGTTTCGGTAAGTTATGACGATAGAAAAATTCTCGACAACATTTCATGGACCATCAAACAAGGAGAATTCTGGCAGTTAATTGGTCCAAACGGTTCCGGAAAAAGCACTATTTTATCCTTAATTACAGGAGATAACCCAAAAGGTTTTGGACAAAATTTATTTTTATTCGGAAGAAAAAAAGGAACCGGAGAAAGCGTTTGGGACATCAAAAAACAAATCGGCATTTATACGACTGCCATGATGGATTTGTTTCAGAAAGGTCATACTTTGGAACAAATGATTCTTTCAGGTTTCTTTGACCAAATCGGACTTTATACAGAACCTACAACACACCAAAAAAATATCGTGACGCAATGGCTGGAAGTAATCGAAATGACACATTTGCGTAAAAAACGTTTCATTGATCTTTCAATCGGTCAGCAAAGAGTTGGATTAATTGTTCGTGCCGTTTTAAAACACCCGCCATTATTAATTTTAGACGAACCCGTAGAAGGCTTAGACGACGAAAATGTAGATTTGGTAATTCAGTTAATCAATACTATTAAACAAGAAACAAACGTTTCTATTCTGTATGTTTCACATAGAATTGAACAAGGCCTTGCTCCTACTTCAGTATTCGAACTTCTACCATCTGAAACAGGCTCAACTGGACAAATAAAATATCATTCCGAATTAAATTAA
- a CDS encoding sulfurtransferase translates to MSTSISPIISAEELYKLNLSEIILIDARGGSNAFDVYQKEHLKGARFVDLNLDLALVPENPANGGRHPLPTIEQFAETLSNLGILPSEHIIVYDDKNGSNFAARFWWMMRAVGHERIQVLNGGYQTALQNGFPTNSGTETFSKTTYPIKEWQLPLADIEEVEKARKNDQNLVIDVRDKNRFDGLTEPLDLIAGHIPGAINVPLTENLDENGFFKSAEELAQKYKSVIGDKKDENIIVHCGSGVTACHTLLAMDYARLPIPKLYVGSWSEWSRNDREMVTKKLE, encoded by the coding sequence ATGTCAACTTCTATTTCTCCAATAATTTCTGCTGAAGAATTATACAAGCTAAATCTTTCTGAAATCATTTTAATTGATGCCAGAGGGGGTTCGAATGCTTTTGACGTTTATCAGAAAGAACATCTAAAAGGCGCCCGTTTTGTAGATTTAAATCTGGATTTGGCTTTAGTTCCAGAAAATCCTGCAAATGGAGGAAGACATCCGTTACCAACTATAGAGCAATTTGCAGAAACTCTTTCAAATTTGGGAATTTTGCCATCTGAGCATATCATTGTTTATGATGATAAAAATGGTTCTAATTTCGCTGCACGATTCTGGTGGATGATGCGTGCTGTAGGACACGAAAGAATTCAGGTATTAAATGGTGGTTATCAAACAGCATTACAAAATGGCTTTCCAACTAATTCGGGGACTGAAACATTCTCAAAAACAACTTACCCGATTAAAGAATGGCAATTACCACTAGCTGATATTGAAGAAGTCGAAAAAGCACGTAAAAACGATCAAAATCTTGTCATTGATGTTCGGGATAAAAACAGGTTTGATGGACTGACAGAACCGCTGGATTTAATCGCCGGACATATTCCCGGCGCAATAAATGTTCCGCTAACTGAAAATTTGGATGAAAACGGATTCTTTAAATCTGCTGAAGAATTAGCTCAAAAATACAAATCCGTAATTGGAGATAAAAAAGACGAAAACATAATCGTACATTGCGGATCTGGAGTTACAGCTTGTCACACCCTATTAGCAATGGATTATGCAAGACTTCCAATTCCGAAATTATATGTCGGATCGTGGAGCGAATGGTCCAGAAATGACCGCGAAATGGTAACAAAAAAATTAGAATAA
- a CDS encoding ThuA domain-containing protein, which produces MTISNQNLQTTIKRIIFIFMLAISFFGFSQNKNEKPKFKVIAFYTAKNDQAHISFVHEANKWFPKLAEENHFQYDSTSNWDNLNAKFLAQYKVVLFLDTRPEKKEQREAFQKYMENGGGFIGFHFAAFALNNSSYNQDWNWYHNTFLGSGEYGSNTWRPTSAVLRVENQHPVTKNLPKTFSSAPNEWYRWSNDLTKNPDIEILLAIDESSFPLGTGPKQHEIWHSGYYPVVWANKKYKMLYVNMGHNDIDYEGKTNKTLSYTFENKTQSQMILNALLWLGNSKKQ; this is translated from the coding sequence ATGACTATTTCTAACCAAAACCTTCAAACCACTATCAAGAGAATTATTTTCATTTTTATGTTAGCCATTTCTTTCTTTGGCTTTTCTCAAAATAAAAACGAAAAACCAAAATTTAAAGTTATTGCTTTTTATACCGCCAAAAACGATCAGGCACACATCAGCTTTGTTCACGAAGCCAATAAATGGTTTCCCAAACTGGCAGAAGAAAATCATTTTCAATACGATTCAACCAGCAATTGGGATAATCTAAACGCGAAATTTTTAGCCCAATACAAAGTCGTTTTATTTCTGGACACACGTCCTGAAAAGAAAGAACAGCGCGAAGCTTTTCAGAAATATATGGAAAATGGCGGTGGTTTTATCGGATTTCATTTTGCTGCTTTTGCTTTGAATAACTCAAGTTACAATCAGGATTGGAACTGGTACCACAATACTTTTTTGGGATCCGGCGAATATGGCAGTAATACCTGGAGACCTACTTCGGCAGTTTTACGAGTGGAAAATCAGCATCCTGTTACTAAAAATCTGCCAAAGACTTTCAGTTCCGCTCCAAACGAATGGTATCGCTGGTCTAATGATTTAACTAAAAATCCTGATATCGAGATTTTACTAGCTATCGACGAATCCAGTTTTCCCTTAGGAACAGGACCAAAACAACATGAAATCTGGCACAGTGGTTATTATCCGGTTGTGTGGGCTAATAAAAAATACAAAATGTTGTACGTAAACATGGGACACAATGATATTGATTATGAAGGCAAAACCAACAAAACATTATCGTACACCTTTGAAAACAAAACACAAAGTCAAATGATTCTGAATGCATTGCTTTGGCTCGGTAATTCAAAAAAACAATAA
- a CDS encoding DUF1398 domain-containing protein, whose protein sequence is MFTIDQIKEAHAKVKTGADFPNYIQDLIILGVKGYDTYVHDGSVVYYGLNNYTAEAEEKYPEIKVANFPNKELFIENLVKHQHGETDYMTFCNHCAQCGIAKWRVDIVEMTCTYFDKAENEILIEKIPS, encoded by the coding sequence ATGTTTACAATAGATCAAATAAAAGAAGCACATGCTAAAGTAAAAACTGGAGCAGATTTTCCAAATTATATTCAGGACTTAATCATTTTAGGCGTTAAAGGATATGACACTTATGTTCACGATGGAAGTGTTGTTTATTACGGCTTAAATAATTATACCGCTGAAGCCGAAGAAAAATACCCTGAAATAAAAGTAGCCAATTTTCCAAATAAAGAACTTTTTATAGAAAATCTGGTAAAACATCAGCATGGCGAAACCGATTATATGACTTTCTGTAATCATTGCGCACAATGTGGAATTGCAAAATGGCGTGTAGATATTGTCGAAATGACCTGCACTTATTTTGACAAAGCTGAAAATGAAATTTTGATCGAAAAAATTCCAAGCTAA
- a CDS encoding alpha/beta fold hydrolase, with protein MKNLKLFILLLPVFCLAQEQKIKQLDINLTNYEYPFPVQFLELSNQRQALKMAYMDIKPSNYNNKNIVLLHGKNFNGAYWETTIKALTKEGFRVIVPDQIGFGKSTKPDNFQYTFQQLAQNTKQLLDHLGIQKTTVLGHSMGGMLATRFALLYPETTEKLVLENPIGLEDWKLIVPYKPVDWWYESELKQNYEGIKKYQMANYYDGKWNADYQKWAELGAGWTTAPNYDRVAWNSALLYDMIFTQPVLYEFKNIKSPTLLIIGTRDKTALGKPLVSAEIKKTMGNYAELGKKTQKAIPNSKLVEIPNTGHLPHIESFDPFIKSLIVFLK; from the coding sequence ATGAAAAACTTAAAACTCTTCATACTTTTATTGCCCGTTTTTTGTTTGGCACAAGAACAGAAAATCAAGCAATTAGACATTAATTTAACCAATTACGAATATCCTTTTCCTGTCCAGTTTTTAGAGTTAAGCAATCAGCGCCAAGCACTTAAAATGGCTTATATGGATATCAAACCAAGCAATTACAATAATAAAAATATTGTACTGCTTCACGGAAAAAATTTCAATGGCGCTTATTGGGAAACGACGATAAAAGCCTTAACAAAAGAAGGATTTCGTGTCATTGTTCCGGATCAGATTGGTTTTGGAAAATCGACAAAACCGGATAATTTCCAATATACTTTTCAGCAGTTAGCCCAAAACACCAAACAGCTTTTAGATCATTTAGGAATCCAAAAAACGACTGTTTTAGGTCATTCAATGGGTGGAATGCTCGCAACGCGTTTTGCATTATTATATCCTGAAACTACAGAAAAATTAGTTTTAGAAAACCCAATTGGTTTGGAAGACTGGAAACTAATTGTTCCGTACAAACCTGTTGACTGGTGGTACGAATCGGAATTGAAACAAAATTACGAGGGCATCAAAAAATACCAAATGGCCAATTATTATGACGGAAAATGGAATGCCGATTATCAAAAATGGGCAGAACTAGGAGCAGGCTGGACAACTGCTCCGAATTATGATCGTGTGGCATGGAACTCTGCTCTTTTGTATGATATGATTTTTACGCAGCCTGTTTTATATGAATTTAAAAATATTAAAAGTCCGACGCTTTTAATCATTGGAACAAGAGACAAAACGGCTTTAGGAAAACCTTTAGTTTCAGCAGAAATTAAGAAAACAATGGGGAATTATGCCGAATTGGGCAAAAAAACACAAAAGGCAATTCCGAATTCAAAACTGGTAGAAATTCCAAATACCGGACATTTACCACATATTGAATCTTTTGATCCGTTTATAAAATCATTAATCGTATTTTTGAAATAA
- a CDS encoding maleylpyruvate isomerase N-terminal domain-containing protein, which produces MKSSEIIPIQTLHLFPILDTLLIDLLKSLTEEEWSAQTVAKKWKVKDVASHLLDGNLRGLSISRDRYFGENPENITSYQDLVDFLNQLNMTWTNATKRLSPTVLISLLESTGKEYSEHLQTLNPFEDAIFSVAWAGQETSLNWFHIAREYTEKFLHQQQIRDAVGKPALMTKELFHPFIEIFMQALPHTYRNTKAPINTIVKLIVTSEIGGEWNIIKKENNWEFINSFEGETTATVKINPQDAWLLFSKGMSPIDVLEKVEITGDKDLGRVALNIIAVMA; this is translated from the coding sequence ATGAAATCTTCAGAAATAATTCCAATTCAGACTTTACACCTCTTCCCTATTCTGGATACTTTATTAATCGATCTTTTAAAATCATTAACAGAAGAAGAATGGAGTGCCCAAACTGTAGCAAAAAAATGGAAAGTTAAAGATGTTGCATCTCATTTATTAGATGGAAATTTAAGAGGATTATCGATTTCCAGAGATCGGTATTTTGGAGAAAATCCAGAAAACATTACTTCATACCAAGATTTGGTCGATTTCCTAAATCAGCTGAATATGACTTGGACGAACGCTACAAAAAGACTAAGTCCAACCGTATTAATTAGTTTACTGGAGAGCACCGGAAAAGAATATTCGGAACATTTACAAACATTAAATCCGTTTGAAGATGCGATATTTTCTGTGGCTTGGGCGGGACAGGAAACTTCGTTAAACTGGTTTCATATTGCTAGAGAATACACCGAAAAATTTCTGCATCAGCAACAAATTAGAGATGCGGTTGGAAAACCAGCTTTAATGACTAAAGAATTATTCCATCCATTTATCGAGATCTTTATGCAGGCGTTACCGCATACTTACAGGAATACAAAAGCTCCAATAAACACAATTGTGAAACTGATTGTTACATCAGAAATTGGCGGGGAATGGAACATCATTAAAAAAGAAAACAACTGGGAATTTATTAATTCTTTTGAAGGCGAAACGACTGCAACGGTAAAAATTAATCCGCAGGATGCATGGCTTTTATTTTCTAAAGGAATGTCACCAATTGATGTGCTTGAAAAAGTAGAAATTACGGGAGATAAAGACCTCGGAAGAGTTGCCCTCAACATTATTGCTGTAATGGCTTAA
- a CDS encoding mechanosensitive ion channel family protein, whose product MIDYIKDFRIGIFIAIIAIITIILGAITDRVLRYFLYKKETNKEYDATGFKFLKHLIITIIYILGFAFALIQIPEFKIIGHSFLAGAGVISLVAGLASQQALSNIVSGIFLVIFKPFKINDKITINNFVGTVEDINLRQVVLKDAENNRIIIPNSVISAQIIVNTNMHDTKCCKIIEIGIGYDSDMEKALEIMKDEIAKHPLFIDTRTAEAKKEKTPLVVARVVALADSSVNLKAWAWAKNSTDGFVMYCDLLQSIKKRFDENNIDIPYPQRVVTLKNSDFKIPDQK is encoded by the coding sequence ATGATTGATTATATAAAAGATTTCAGAATAGGTATTTTTATAGCAATAATTGCAATAATTACAATCATTCTTGGCGCAATTACAGATCGTGTACTTCGTTATTTTTTATATAAAAAAGAAACCAATAAAGAGTATGATGCGACTGGTTTCAAGTTCCTAAAACATTTAATTATAACGATAATTTACATTCTGGGATTTGCTTTTGCGTTGATTCAGATTCCTGAATTTAAAATCATTGGGCATTCCTTTTTAGCGGGTGCCGGTGTTATTTCTCTTGTTGCCGGTCTGGCTTCTCAACAAGCTTTGAGTAACATTGTAAGCGGTATTTTTTTAGTGATTTTTAAACCTTTTAAAATCAATGATAAAATTACTATCAATAATTTTGTTGGAACCGTTGAAGATATAAATCTGCGACAGGTTGTTTTGAAAGATGCCGAAAACAACCGAATTATAATCCCGAATTCTGTAATCAGTGCACAGATTATTGTCAATACCAATATGCATGATACCAAATGCTGTAAAATAATCGAAATTGGGATCGGTTACGATTCTGACATGGAAAAAGCATTGGAGATAATGAAAGATGAAATAGCCAAACATCCCCTTTTTATTGATACCCGAACTGCTGAAGCCAAAAAAGAAAAAACTCCTTTGGTAGTTGCACGCGTAGTGGCTTTAGCCGATTCAAGCGTCAATCTAAAAGCTTGGGCTTGGGCAAAAAATTCTACAGACGGTTTTGTAATGTATTGTGATTTACTGCAAAGCATCAAAAAAAGATTTGACGAAAATAATATTGATATTCCATACCCACAGCGCGTTGTAACTTTAAAAAATAGCGATTTCAAAATCCCTGATCAAAAATAA
- a CDS encoding acyl-CoA thioesterase, which translates to MASFTKEISFRWSDLDPNFHVRHSAYYDFGAQHRIEILEELGLTLKVMQTQGFGPVLFREECVFRKELKLSDKIFIHTKTSKMKADASRWSIIHEFRREDDTLCATITVDGAWMDTKLRKLASPTPEIAIQALSIFPKSDDFVGL; encoded by the coding sequence ATGGCTTCATTTACAAAAGAAATATCTTTTCGCTGGTCAGATCTTGACCCTAATTTTCACGTTCGTCACAGTGCATATTACGATTTTGGTGCACAGCATCGTATCGAAATCCTTGAGGAATTAGGATTAACTTTAAAAGTAATGCAGACACAAGGTTTTGGACCTGTTTTATTTAGAGAAGAATGTGTTTTTAGAAAAGAATTAAAACTTTCGGATAAAATCTTCATTCACACCAAAACCTCAAAAATGAAAGCCGATGCTTCGCGCTGGTCAATAATTCATGAGTTTAGAAGAGAAGACGATACACTTTGTGCAACTATTACGGTTGACGGAGCCTGGATGGACACTAAACTGCGTAAACTGGCTTCTCCAACTCCTGAAATTGCGATTCAGGCATTGAGTATTTTCCCTAAAAGCGATGATTTTGTAGGGCTCTAA